One genomic segment of Candidatus Binatus sp. includes these proteins:
- a CDS encoding glutamate synthase subunit beta — translation MGKITGFMEIKRETPSRRPVSERLNDWREFDLKMPEEKLRAQGARCMDCGIPFCHKGCPLGNIIPDWNDLVYRGRWREAIERLHSTNNFPEFTGRICPAPCEEACVLNINNDPVTIKLIEKNIIDHAWAEGWIAPQPAARRTGKSVAVVGSGPSGLACAQQLARAGHSVTLYERSDRVGGLLTYGIPDFKLEKWIVNRRVEQMVSEGVEIVTSCRVGTDIHGDQLRSKHDAIVLTMGATNPRDLPIPGRDLKGIHFAMEFLPQQNKRNFGDTLDPASEISAKGKRVVILGGGDTGSDCLGTSNRQGALIVHQFELLPMPPERRTEQMPWPDWPMILRTSSSHEEGVQRDWSVNTSKFTGENGVVEKLHGVRLNWKNENGRMVMEQIPGSDFEIECDLVLLALGFLGPEPATIISQLGLALDARSNVLCENYMSSLPGVFAAGDTRRGQSLVVWAIWEGREAARAVDAYLMGETFLPSSPEL, via the coding sequence ATGGGCAAGATTACGGGCTTCATGGAGATCAAGCGCGAAACGCCGTCGCGGCGTCCCGTGAGCGAACGCCTGAACGACTGGCGCGAGTTCGATCTCAAGATGCCCGAGGAGAAATTGCGCGCGCAGGGCGCCCGATGCATGGATTGCGGGATCCCCTTCTGCCACAAGGGCTGCCCGCTCGGCAACATCATCCCGGATTGGAACGACCTGGTGTATCGCGGCCGCTGGCGCGAGGCGATCGAGCGGCTCCATTCGACCAACAATTTCCCCGAGTTCACCGGCCGCATCTGCCCCGCGCCGTGCGAAGAGGCTTGCGTCCTCAACATCAACAACGACCCGGTCACTATCAAGCTGATCGAAAAGAACATTATCGATCACGCCTGGGCCGAAGGATGGATCGCGCCGCAACCGGCCGCGCGCAGGACCGGCAAGAGCGTCGCGGTCGTTGGTTCAGGTCCGTCGGGGCTCGCGTGCGCCCAGCAACTCGCGCGCGCCGGCCATTCGGTAACGCTCTACGAACGCTCCGACCGCGTCGGCGGATTACTCACTTACGGTATTCCCGATTTCAAACTCGAAAAGTGGATAGTCAATCGCCGCGTCGAGCAAATGGTCAGCGAAGGCGTCGAGATAGTCACTAGCTGCCGCGTCGGAACCGACATTCACGGCGATCAACTGCGCTCGAAGCATGATGCGATCGTGCTGACCATGGGCGCGACCAATCCGCGGGACCTGCCGATTCCGGGGCGCGACTTGAAGGGAATCCATTTCGCGATGGAGTTCCTTCCTCAACAGAACAAACGCAACTTCGGCGACACGCTCGATCCTGCGTCCGAAATTTCGGCCAAAGGAAAACGCGTCGTCATCCTCGGCGGCGGCGATACCGGGTCTGATTGCCTCGGCACGTCGAATCGCCAAGGCGCGCTTATCGTGCATCAATTTGAGTTGCTCCCGATGCCGCCCGAGCGGCGTACCGAGCAGATGCCGTGGCCCGATTGGCCAATGATTCTGCGCACATCCAGCTCGCACGAGGAAGGCGTGCAGCGCGACTGGAGTGTCAACACGAGCAAATTCACCGGCGAGAACGGCGTCGTAGAAAAGCTCCACGGCGTTCGGCTTAACTGGAAAAACGAAAACGGGCGGATGGTCATGGAGCAAATCCCGGGCAGCGACTTCGAGATCGAATGCGACCTCGTGCTGCTCGCGCTGGGATTCCTCGGGCCGGAGCCCGCCACGATCATTTCGCAATTGGGGCTCGCGCTCGACGCTCGCAGCAACGTGCTTTGCGAGAATTATATGTCGAGCCTGCCCGGAGTGTTTGCCGCAGGCGATACGCGGCGCGGACAATCCTTGGTGGTGTGGGCGATCTGGGAAGGGCGCGAAGCGGCGCGCGCCGTCGATGCGTACCTGATGGGCGAGACCTTTCTGCCTTCCAGTCCGGAACTATAG
- the gltB gene encoding glutamate synthase large subunit yields the protein MHNAKSIPKKQGLYDPAYEHDACGVGFVVNIKGVRSHDIVAKGLEVLDNLTHRGACGCDPRSGDGAGILLQIPHEFFSKEALRLGFKLPAPGEYGVGQVFLPMDSAKRARCIDAFERIVAGEGQRLLGWRDVPIVESECGEIARRGLPSIRQVFIGRSADLNDVEAFDRKLFVIRKRATAEALKLDLDDSELFYFCSLSPLTVIYKGQLISTQLPNFFTDLRDPEVKTALAMIHQRFSTNTFPSWDRAHPYRFMSHNGEINTLRGNINWMHAREKLFSSPLFGDDIKKLLPIVEPNGSDSATFDNCLELLVRTGRSLPHAVMMMIPEAWQNDSQMSASKRAFYQFHSCLMEPWDGPASIAFTDGIRIGAVLDRNGLRPSRYTVTKDGLVVMASETGVLDIAPENVALKGRLQPGRMFLVDTSLGRIVQDHELKESISSRQPYRDWLEQSLVSLESLPEAKSAPPVDGFEEGDLLAQQQSFGYTIEDLKMILAPMATNGQEPVGSMGTDTPLAVLSNKPQLLYNYFKQLFAQVTNPPIDPIREELVTSTETTIGAEQNLFEESALHCRQLRLPQPILTNEELERIKRLSTDGLRTITLPTVYLVDGGETALREALDTLCRDASAAIDAGYTIIVLSDRGVNAKYAAIPALLATGAVHHHLIRAGTRTRVGLVVESGEPREAMHFCLLIGYGAGAVNPYLAFATMAGMIRDDRLRDIDEETAVHNFVKAVGKSITKVASKMGISTTQSYRGAQIFEAIGLSKDVIDKYFSWTPSRVGGIGLDAIARETAERHAYAFKVALNLDGELDVGGQYQWRRRGEFHMYNPNTIAKLQHSVRSGNYRLFKDYTKAVDEQSRTLATLRSLLKFKTDRPPVPIEDVEPASEIVKRFKTGAMSFGSIGKEAHENLAIAMNRIGGKSNTGEGGEDPARFERDANGDWRRSAIKQVASARFGVTSHYLVNADELQIKMAQGAKPGEGGQLPGHKVDDFIAKIRYSTPGVGLISPPPHHDIYSIEDLAQLIHDLKNSNDRARVSVKLVAEVGVGTIAAGVAKAKADVVLISGYDGGTGASPLQSIKHAGIPWELGLAETQQILVMNSLRGRIRVETDGQLKTGRDVAIAALLGAEEFGFASAALVASGCIMMRVCHLNTCPVGIATQDPKLREKFEGKPEHVVNLMMFIADELREYMAQLGFRTLDEMIGHVECLDSNDAIKHWKARHIDLSGILRRPDVPADEPLHCVESQDHKLEAALDNQIIELAKPALEHRAPVEIELPIRNVNRTVGTMLSAEVSRRFHAEGLPPYTIQVRLTGSAGQSFGAWLAPGVALYLEGDANDYFGKGLSGGFISVKPPRAATFKAEENIIIGNVALYGATGGEAFVRGVAGERFAVRNSGAHTVVEGVGDHGCEYMTRGLVVVLGKTGRNFAAGMSGGVAYVLDEDGSFSTRCNTGMVELGPIGNPDELKQLHALIVRHHQYTDSAVAHRILDNWSDYSLRFVKVLPTEYRMVLERQHLNMNSDLARLAAV from the coding sequence ATGCACAACGCGAAGAGCATTCCAAAAAAGCAGGGACTCTACGATCCCGCGTACGAACACGACGCCTGCGGAGTCGGCTTCGTCGTCAATATCAAGGGAGTGCGCTCGCACGATATCGTCGCCAAAGGGCTCGAGGTGCTCGACAATCTGACTCATCGCGGCGCGTGCGGATGCGATCCGCGGTCGGGCGACGGCGCTGGAATCCTGCTGCAAATCCCGCACGAGTTTTTCTCGAAAGAGGCGCTTCGGCTCGGGTTCAAATTGCCCGCGCCCGGCGAATACGGTGTCGGCCAGGTTTTTCTGCCGATGGATTCCGCCAAGCGCGCGCGCTGTATCGACGCGTTCGAGCGAATCGTCGCGGGGGAAGGACAGCGCCTGCTCGGGTGGCGCGACGTGCCAATCGTCGAATCGGAATGCGGCGAGATCGCGCGGCGCGGGCTGCCTTCGATTCGCCAGGTCTTCATCGGCCGCAGCGCGGATCTGAATGACGTCGAGGCCTTCGATCGCAAGCTGTTCGTGATTCGCAAGCGCGCCACCGCGGAGGCGCTCAAGCTCGATCTCGACGATTCGGAACTATTTTACTTCTGCAGCCTCTCGCCTCTGACGGTCATTTATAAGGGCCAGCTCATCTCGACTCAGCTTCCGAATTTCTTCACCGACCTGCGCGATCCCGAAGTCAAAACCGCGCTCGCGATGATCCATCAGCGGTTCTCGACCAACACTTTTCCGAGCTGGGATCGCGCGCATCCGTATCGATTCATGTCGCACAACGGCGAAATCAACACCCTGCGCGGCAATATCAACTGGATGCACGCGCGCGAAAAACTTTTCTCGTCGCCGCTCTTCGGTGACGACATCAAGAAGCTCTTGCCGATCGTCGAGCCCAACGGCAGCGATTCCGCGACGTTCGACAACTGCCTCGAACTGCTCGTGCGCACCGGCCGCTCGCTGCCGCACGCTGTGATGATGATGATCCCCGAGGCGTGGCAGAACGATTCGCAGATGAGCGCCAGCAAGCGCGCGTTCTATCAGTTCCATTCATGCTTGATGGAACCGTGGGACGGCCCCGCCTCGATCGCCTTCACCGACGGAATCAGGATCGGCGCGGTGCTCGATCGCAACGGACTCCGCCCCTCGCGCTACACCGTTACCAAAGACGGGCTGGTCGTGATGGCGTCGGAAACCGGTGTGCTGGATATCGCGCCCGAGAATGTAGCGCTCAAGGGTCGCCTGCAGCCTGGCCGCATGTTCCTGGTCGATACCTCGCTCGGCCGAATCGTGCAGGATCACGAACTCAAGGAATCGATCTCGTCGCGCCAGCCTTATCGCGATTGGCTCGAGCAGAGTCTGGTCAGCCTCGAGTCGTTGCCGGAAGCGAAAAGTGCGCCGCCCGTCGATGGCTTCGAAGAAGGCGATTTGCTCGCGCAGCAGCAGTCGTTCGGCTACACGATCGAGGATCTGAAAATGATCCTCGCGCCGATGGCGACCAACGGCCAGGAGCCGGTCGGATCGATGGGCACCGATACGCCGCTCGCCGTGCTCTCGAACAAGCCGCAGCTACTCTACAATTATTTCAAGCAACTGTTCGCGCAGGTCACCAATCCGCCGATCGATCCGATCCGCGAGGAACTGGTCACCTCGACCGAAACCACGATCGGCGCCGAGCAGAACCTGTTCGAAGAGTCCGCGCTCCACTGCCGCCAGCTTCGTTTGCCGCAGCCAATCCTTACCAACGAGGAACTCGAAAGGATCAAGCGCCTTTCGACCGACGGCTTGCGCACGATCACGCTGCCCACCGTGTACCTTGTCGATGGCGGCGAAACGGCGCTGCGCGAGGCGCTCGACACACTTTGCCGCGACGCGTCGGCGGCGATCGACGCCGGCTACACCATCATCGTGCTGTCCGATCGCGGCGTGAATGCAAAGTACGCGGCGATTCCGGCGCTGCTCGCGACCGGTGCGGTACATCATCATCTGATTCGCGCGGGCACCCGCACCCGCGTCGGCCTGGTCGTCGAATCAGGAGAGCCGCGCGAAGCGATGCACTTCTGTCTGCTGATCGGTTACGGCGCAGGCGCGGTCAATCCGTATCTCGCATTCGCGACGATGGCCGGGATGATTCGTGACGATCGGCTGCGCGACATCGACGAAGAAACCGCAGTTCACAATTTCGTTAAGGCGGTCGGCAAGAGCATCACCAAGGTCGCATCGAAGATGGGAATCTCGACGACGCAAAGCTATCGCGGCGCGCAGATCTTCGAAGCGATCGGCCTCTCGAAAGATGTAATCGACAAGTACTTCAGTTGGACGCCGTCGCGCGTCGGCGGAATCGGCCTCGACGCAATCGCCAGGGAAACTGCCGAGCGACACGCCTATGCATTCAAGGTCGCGCTCAACCTAGACGGCGAACTCGACGTCGGCGGGCAGTATCAGTGGCGGCGGCGCGGCGAGTTCCACATGTACAATCCGAACACCATCGCCAAGCTGCAGCATAGCGTGCGATCGGGCAACTACCGGTTGTTCAAGGACTACACGAAAGCCGTCGATGAACAGAGCCGCACGCTCGCGACGCTCCGCTCCCTGCTCAAGTTCAAAACCGATCGCCCGCCCGTGCCGATCGAAGACGTCGAGCCGGCGTCGGAAATCGTAAAGCGCTTCAAGACCGGCGCGATGTCGTTCGGATCGATCGGCAAGGAAGCGCACGAGAACCTCGCAATCGCGATGAACCGAATCGGCGGCAAGAGCAACACCGGCGAGGGCGGCGAAGATCCCGCGCGCTTCGAGCGCGACGCCAATGGCGATTGGCGCCGCAGCGCGATCAAGCAGGTCGCATCGGCGCGTTTCGGCGTCACCAGTCACTACCTGGTCAACGCCGACGAACTGCAAATCAAGATGGCGCAGGGCGCGAAGCCCGGCGAAGGCGGACAACTTCCCGGCCACAAGGTGGACGATTTCATCGCGAAGATTCGCTACTCGACGCCCGGCGTCGGACTGATTTCGCCGCCGCCTCATCACGATATCTACTCGATCGAGGATCTCGCGCAACTGATTCACGATCTCAAGAATTCGAACGATCGCGCGCGCGTCAGCGTGAAGCTCGTCGCCGAGGTCGGCGTCGGCACCATCGCGGCCGGGGTCGCGAAGGCCAAGGCCGACGTCGTGCTGATCAGCGGCTACGATGGCGGCACCGGCGCGTCGCCGCTGCAATCGATCAAGCACGCGGGCATCCCGTGGGAACTGGGCCTCGCCGAAACGCAGCAGATCCTCGTGATGAACAGTCTCCGCGGACGGATTCGCGTCGAGACAGACGGCCAGCTCAAGACTGGCCGCGACGTTGCGATCGCAGCGCTGCTTGGCGCCGAGGAATTTGGTTTCGCGAGCGCCGCGCTGGTCGCGTCGGGATGCATCATGATGCGCGTCTGCCATCTGAATACTTGTCCGGTCGGCATCGCGACGCAGGATCCGAAACTGCGCGAGAAGTTCGAAGGCAAGCCCGAACACGTCGTGAACCTCATGATGTTCATCGCGGACGAATTGCGCGAATACATGGCGCAGTTGGGTTTCCGCACGCTGGACGAAATGATCGGACACGTCGAATGCCTGGATTCCAACGACGCGATCAAACATTGGAAAGCGCGCCACATCGATTTGAGCGGCATCCTGCGCCGTCCCGATGTCCCCGCCGACGAGCCGCTACATTGCGTCGAATCTCAGGATCACAAACTCGAGGCCGCACTCGACAATCAAATTATCGAGCTGGCGAAACCCGCATTGGAGCATCGCGCACCGGTTGAAATCGAGCTGCCGATTCGCAACGTGAACCGCACAGTCGGCACGATGCTCTCGGCGGAAGTATCGCGCCGGTTCCACGCCGAAGGCCTGCCGCCGTACACAATCCAGGTGCGGCTGACGGGTTCGGCGGGCCAGAGCTTCGGGGCATGGCTGGCGCCCGGCGTCGCGCTTTATCTCGAAGGCGACGCGAACGATTATTTCGGCAAGGGCCTCTCGGGGGGATTCATCTCAGTGAAGCCGCCGCGCGCCGCAACTTTCAAGGCCGAGGAGAACATCATCATCGGTAACGTCGCGCTCTACGGCGCAACCGGCGGAGAAGCGTTTGTTCGGGGCGTCGCGGGCGAGCGCTTCGCAGTCCGCAATAGCGGCGCGCACACGGTGGTCGAGGGAGTCGGCGATCACGGATGCGAATACATGACGCGCGGACTGGTCGTCGTGCTCGGCAAGACCGGTCGCAATTTCGCGGCCGGCATGAGCGGCGGTGTTGCCTACGTCCTCGACGAGGACGGCAGCTTTTCGACCCGCTGCAACACCGGGATGGTCGAGCTGGGACCGATCGGCAATCCCGATGAGCTCAAACAACTGCACGCATTAATCGTGCGGCATCATCAATATACAGATAGCGCTGTCGCGCATCGAATACTTGATAATTGGAGTGACTACTCACTGAGATTCGTGAAAGTACTACCTACTGAGTATCGAATGGTGCTCGAACGGCAGCATCTCAATATGAATTCGGACCTCGCGCGGCTCGCCGCCGTTTGA
- a CDS encoding Lrp/AsnC family transcriptional regulator yields the protein MKFGGDSPELDAIDLQILNILQEHGRIPLVKLGEQVGLSAPSVNERVKKLEDCGIITGYHASVDATRLGKDVGAFIGVSIAHPKTIALFEDAVAMLDDVLECHHVTGQHTVLLKVKTDNTSSLERLISAIRSIEGVARTETMVVLSTHTERGLIAVHANGESQEPSNGRRHRHGSAKSALPDARRSS from the coding sequence ATGAAATTCGGCGGAGATTCCCCCGAGCTGGACGCTATTGACCTGCAGATTCTCAATATCCTGCAGGAACATGGCCGAATTCCGCTCGTCAAATTGGGCGAACAGGTCGGGCTCTCCGCGCCTTCGGTCAACGAGCGCGTAAAAAAGCTCGAAGACTGCGGAATTATCACCGGCTACCACGCCTCGGTGGACGCCACGCGGCTCGGCAAGGATGTCGGCGCGTTCATCGGCGTCTCGATCGCGCATCCAAAGACGATCGCGCTGTTCGAAGATGCGGTCGCGATGCTCGACGACGTCCTCGAATGCCACCACGTCACCGGCCAGCACACCGTGCTGCTGAAAGTGAAAACCGACAACACTTCGTCGCTCGAGCGGCTCATCAGCGCGATCCGCTCGATCGAGGGAGTGGCGCGGACCGAAACGATGGTGGTGCTTTCAACGCATACGGAGCGCGGGCTGATCGCGGTTCACGCCAACGGCGAGTCGCAGGAGCCGTCCAACGGCCGGCGTCATCGTCACGGCTCCGCGAAATCGGCGCTTCCCGATGCGAGACGGAGTTCATAA
- a CDS encoding YkgJ family cysteine cluster protein, whose translation MNRNSAFSYACNACGRCCHDKVITISPYDVLRIARAMQITTGEAIARYTIRRGSILKFIDHRGCVALDGVRCGLHRGRPLACRLYPLGIERVGDGDDDRVITLEPAQGSRGVYGGIGTVDDFLASQEVAPHLEANARYRELLPKFRARIYWLTDFDRIEPREFWRVAVREALAESGYDPNPLIDAIFDPDSLGCARDNDARTVAQHLTVLSKLICDEPNPAILASAAVMLAISLGYSPSEVSRP comes from the coding sequence ATGAACCGTAATAGCGCATTCTCGTATGCTTGCAACGCCTGCGGGCGATGCTGCCATGACAAGGTGATCACGATTTCGCCGTACGACGTGCTGCGAATCGCGCGCGCGATGCAAATCACCACCGGCGAGGCGATCGCGCGCTACACGATTCGGCGCGGCTCGATTCTCAAATTCATCGATCACCGTGGATGCGTCGCGCTCGACGGCGTGCGATGCGGCCTGCATCGCGGACGTCCGCTTGCCTGCCGCCTCTATCCGCTTGGTATCGAGCGCGTCGGCGACGGTGATGATGATCGCGTCATCACACTCGAACCAGCGCAAGGTTCGCGGGGCGTGTATGGAGGCATCGGCACGGTGGACGATTTCCTCGCGTCGCAGGAGGTCGCGCCGCATCTCGAAGCGAATGCGCGATACCGCGAGTTGCTGCCGAAATTTCGCGCGCGAATCTATTGGCTCACCGACTTCGACCGTATCGAGCCGCGCGAGTTCTGGCGCGTGGCAGTGCGCGAGGCGCTCGCCGAATCCGGATACGATCCAAATCCGCTGATCGATGCGATCTTCGATCCCGATTCACTCGGATGCGCCCGCGACAACGACGCAAGGACCGTCGCGCAGCATCTTACAGTTCTCTCGAAGCTGATTTGCGACGAGCCGAATCCGGCGATCCTCGCGTCGGCTGCAGTGATGCTGGCAATCAGTCTCGGCTATTCGCCGAGCGAAGTGTCTCGACCATAG
- a CDS encoding acyl-CoA dehydrogenase family protein, with protein MDFTWSAEQDAYRMQVRNWLEENRPRSLGPRGEDPDASGDEENWQRLKTWHKKLYAAGWAGLTWPKEYGGRGATFIEQLIFNQELGRLNLPMGCNVLGVIMSGPALMQWGTDEQKKRYLQPILAGDEIWCEGMSEPGAGSDLASIQCRAELKGDEFIVNGQKVWTTTAHRSHFCQLFVRTDPEAPKHKGMSALIVDMHSPGVTVRPLKQITGESEFNEIFFEDARVPKENLLGPINMGWQVLVATLMHERFGIGETLGGTEQVLQQLVQIARAAQVNGRPAIEDKDIRQQIAQFAIETTAKKYNGLRSLSKRLKGQQPGPEASISKLLSTDLGQRMTKFVTRLLGGYAMLERRSPFAPDGDWMRRILASESMTIAGGTSPVQKNMIGERILQLPKG; from the coding sequence ATGGATTTCACATGGTCTGCTGAACAAGATGCGTATCGGATGCAGGTGCGCAATTGGCTCGAAGAAAACCGTCCGCGATCGCTCGGCCCGCGCGGCGAGGATCCCGATGCGAGCGGCGATGAGGAAAACTGGCAGCGGCTGAAGACGTGGCACAAAAAGCTCTACGCCGCGGGATGGGCCGGCCTCACCTGGCCCAAGGAATACGGCGGGCGCGGCGCGACGTTCATCGAGCAGTTGATCTTCAACCAGGAACTGGGGCGCCTCAACCTGCCGATGGGATGCAACGTGCTGGGCGTGATCATGAGCGGGCCCGCGCTGATGCAGTGGGGTACCGACGAGCAGAAAAAGCGCTACCTGCAGCCGATTCTCGCGGGCGACGAAATCTGGTGCGAGGGCATGTCGGAGCCGGGCGCGGGCTCGGACCTCGCGTCGATTCAGTGCCGCGCCGAGTTGAAAGGTGACGAGTTTATCGTCAACGGGCAGAAGGTCTGGACGACGACCGCGCATCGCTCGCACTTCTGCCAGTTGTTCGTGCGGACCGACCCCGAAGCGCCGAAGCATAAGGGGATGAGCGCGCTGATCGTCGATATGCACAGCCCGGGCGTGACCGTGCGTCCGCTCAAGCAGATCACCGGCGAATCGGAATTCAACGAGATTTTTTTCGAAGACGCGCGCGTGCCGAAAGAAAATTTGCTCGGCCCGATCAACATGGGATGGCAGGTGCTGGTCGCGACGCTGATGCATGAGCGATTCGGTATCGGCGAGACGCTCGGCGGCACCGAGCAAGTGCTGCAGCAACTCGTGCAGATCGCCAGGGCGGCGCAGGTCAACGGACGGCCTGCGATCGAAGACAAGGACATCCGCCAGCAGATCGCGCAGTTCGCGATCGAAACGACCGCCAAGAAATACAACGGGCTCCGCAGTCTGTCGAAGCGCCTCAAGGGGCAACAGCCCGGACCGGAGGCCTCGATCTCGAAGCTGCTTTCGACTGACCTCGGTCAACGGATGACGAAGTTTGTCACGCGGCTGCTGGGCGGCTACGCGATGCTGGAGCGGCGCTCGCCGTTCGCGCCGGACGGCGACTGGATGCGGCGAATCCTTGCGTCGGAATCGATGACGATCGCGGGCGGCACCTCGCCGGTGCAGAAAAACATGATCGGCGAGCGAATCCTGCAACTGCCCAAAGGCTGA
- a CDS encoding ammonium transporter — protein MTLAKFRSRVNSVLLTTGGYLALASPAGAETTAAPTIDGADTAWLLVSSALVLMMTIPGLALFYGGLVRRKNVLSTLIQSFILVAVVSIQWVLFGYSLAFAPGTAIVGGLQWIGLMNVSAATPYADYSATVPHQAYMIYQCMFAVITPALITGAIAERMSFKGFLVFSILWVTFIYDPLAHWVWGVGGWIRQMGVLDFAGGTVVHISSGVAALAAALAIGPRRGYGHEPMRPHNLTMAVTGAGLLWVGWFGFNAGSSLAANGLAVSAFVATHLGAASATISWLAIEWWVGGRPTLLGAASGAVAGLVAITPASGYVGPMPAIVIGGAAGLLCFGAVRMKQRFHYDDALDVVGVHAIGGIWGALATGLFASVLVNSAGANGLFFGNPRLLMVQAIAVVATIVFSFVGSTVLLKVTDALVGIRVIDEDEEMGLDLSQHEESGYAFEG, from the coding sequence ATGACCCTTGCCAAATTCCGATCGCGCGTCAATTCGGTATTGCTCACGACTGGAGGCTATCTCGCTCTAGCCTCGCCCGCGGGCGCCGAAACCACCGCCGCGCCGACTATCGACGGCGCCGATACCGCGTGGCTGCTGGTTTCATCCGCGCTCGTGCTGATGATGACGATTCCGGGGCTCGCGCTCTTTTACGGCGGATTGGTGCGGCGTAAAAACGTGCTCTCGACCCTGATCCAGAGTTTCATACTGGTGGCGGTCGTATCGATCCAATGGGTGCTGTTCGGCTACAGCCTGGCGTTCGCACCGGGAACCGCGATCGTCGGCGGCCTCCAGTGGATCGGTCTGATGAACGTCAGCGCCGCGACGCCGTATGCGGATTACTCCGCCACCGTGCCGCACCAGGCGTACATGATCTATCAATGCATGTTCGCCGTGATCACGCCGGCATTGATCACCGGCGCAATCGCGGAGCGGATGTCGTTCAAAGGATTTCTGGTCTTCAGCATTCTCTGGGTCACGTTCATTTACGATCCGCTGGCGCATTGGGTGTGGGGCGTCGGCGGATGGATTCGGCAGATGGGCGTGCTCGATTTCGCGGGCGGTACCGTCGTACATATTTCATCGGGCGTCGCGGCGCTCGCGGCTGCCTTGGCGATCGGTCCGCGGCGGGGCTACGGGCATGAGCCGATGCGTCCGCACAATCTCACCATGGCGGTGACCGGCGCGGGACTGCTGTGGGTCGGATGGTTCGGCTTCAATGCCGGCAGTTCGTTGGCTGCCAACGGCCTCGCGGTGTCGGCCTTCGTCGCGACGCATCTCGGCGCTGCGTCGGCCACCATCTCGTGGCTCGCGATCGAGTGGTGGGTCGGCGGACGACCTACACTGCTCGGCGCGGCGAGCGGCGCGGTGGCGGGCCTGGTCGCGATCACGCCGGCCTCGGGATACGTCGGGCCGATGCCGGCAATCGTGATCGGCGGCGCGGCGGGACTGTTATGCTTCGGCGCGGTGCGAATGAAACAGCGATTTCATTATGACGACGCGCTCGACGTCGTCGGCGTTCACGCGATCGGCGGAATCTGGGGCGCGCTCGCAACCGGTCTGTTCGCCAGCGTTTTGGTCAATTCGGCGGGCGCCAACGGCCTCTTTTTCGGCAATCCGCGCCTGCTGATGGTGCAAGCGATCGCGGTCGTCGCGACGATAGTGTTTTCCTTCGTCGGAAGCACGGTGCTGCTGAAAGTCACCGATGCGCTGGTGGGAATCCGCGTGATCGACGAAGACGAGGAGATGGGCCTCGATCTAAGCCAGCACGAAGAGAGCGGCTACGCCTTCGAGGGATAG